TGCCAACACCATCGGTCGAAGCAACCAGCGCAGGCTGTTTGTACTTGCTGCTATTTAACGAAAAAAGGCCGCCAAACCCGCCGATATCGGAGATGACCTCGGGCCGAGATGTGGCTTTGACCAGAGGTTTGATCATCTGTACAAAGCGATTACCCGCCTCGATGTCGACTCCGGCGTCTTTATAGGTGATCTTTTTACTGTCGCTCACGCTGTACTCCTTGCGCTGTTGAAAAGGCCGGTCATTAGAGCATCGGGTTGTTTGTTTGTCAACCGCTACGGGTGCATGGTTTCCCACAGATAATCGTCTTTACAGGCTCCGGTGGAATACCTATTATAACGCTGGTTATGGACTTGCCAGAGGCGCGTCAGCTGAGGAGAGTCTCCGATTGTACTTCACGGATGATAGCATCGATTCATTGGAGTCGCCACTGACGACAGAGCTGATTGATATTAATTTTAGCGGGTGATCTTATCTCAGTTTGCAGCCTAACAGAATGGACGCATCGCCAATGCGTGCCCGAAGATCTTCCCCGCGTCCTCGAGGTTGAACAGGCCTCTCATCTTCAACCCTGGACGCAGGCTCAGTTCAGCCAGGAATTGGAGTCGATTTATTCTCGGACAGAACTTTTATTCCGGGGCAAGCAATTGACCGGCTACATCTGTTTCTGGGTTGTCGCCGGGGAGATGCAAATTTTAAATGTGTCGACTGCGCCTGCATTCAGGCGACAAGGTGTTGCTCGTCGATTACTGGAATATGCCTTTGATCTGGCAAAAATAAGCCTGGCACAGTCGGCTTTCCTTGAAGTTCGTATCAGTAATCATGGCGCGATTGCTCTTTATCGCGCCCTTGGTTTTGTGGATGATTGCATTCGCCCCAAATATTACAGCGATGGTGAGGATGCCTTGCTGATGAGTTGTCCTCTCGATTCGGTGAGGAGTGAGGA
Above is a genomic segment from Geopsychrobacter electrodiphilus DSM 16401 containing:
- the rimI gene encoding ribosomal protein S18-alanine N-acetyltransferase: MPEDLPRVLEVEQASHLQPWTQAQFSQELESIYSRTELLFRGKQLTGYICFWVVAGEMQILNVSTAPAFRRQGVARRLLEYAFDLAKISLAQSAFLEVRISNHGAIALYRALGFVDDCIRPKYYSDGEDALLMSCPLDSVRSEEQK